One part of the Terrimicrobium sacchariphilum genome encodes these proteins:
- a CDS encoding LacI family DNA-binding transcriptional regulator, whose translation MPNQRAIARVLGINQSTVSRALRGDRSIPPETKALIEAEVQKQAYRPNAYVSSLMNQIRSGRPLRDRSCVGLLVDAAAPEQWPTLHVYQEYRQGILQRADELGFYTETFYLHAPKMSPARIDSILFSRGIKGLILTAPFLSLKERISFQWERYASSTTGYSWPIATDRVAHDHHANVMLAYRNLIARGFQRISLCLPRHNLSDQPSRWLGGFAQCEHEYFGRQRTTVFYGNPDDTSAQDFQKWLRQSRPQVLLTLIGHEMVWLDTLKIRVPDKLALVCLVRPTDPFYAGVDEPNVELGRMTLETVASKILHNQFGLPENPRLTLISGTWRDGTSCPERL comes from the coding sequence ATGCCTAATCAACGGGCCATCGCCAGGGTGCTGGGGATCAACCAGTCCACCGTTTCGCGCGCCCTGCGCGGCGACCGGTCCATCCCCCCGGAGACCAAGGCGCTTATCGAGGCCGAGGTGCAAAAGCAGGCCTATCGGCCGAATGCTTATGTTTCGTCCTTAATGAACCAGATCCGGTCCGGTCGTCCTTTGCGGGATAGAAGCTGCGTCGGCCTCCTGGTCGATGCGGCCGCTCCGGAGCAGTGGCCCACCCTTCATGTCTACCAGGAGTATCGCCAGGGCATACTCCAGCGCGCCGACGAACTGGGCTTTTACACGGAGACATTCTACCTGCACGCCCCAAAGATGTCCCCGGCCCGCATCGACTCGATCCTTTTCTCACGAGGCATCAAGGGGCTTATTTTGACTGCTCCCTTCCTCTCTTTGAAAGAGCGGATTTCCTTCCAATGGGAGCGCTATGCGAGTTCGACCACCGGATACTCCTGGCCGATTGCGACCGACCGGGTCGCGCACGATCACCACGCCAATGTGATGTTGGCTTATCGCAACCTGATCGCCCGGGGATTTCAACGAATCAGCCTTTGTCTGCCCAGGCACAATCTCTCCGACCAGCCCTCCCGGTGGCTGGGAGGCTTCGCTCAGTGCGAGCATGAATATTTTGGCAGGCAGAGGACAACCGTCTTTTACGGAAATCCCGACGACACTTCCGCCCAGGATTTTCAAAAATGGCTCAGGCAATCACGTCCCCAGGTGCTCCTTACCCTTATCGGACACGAGATGGTCTGGCTCGACACGTTGAAGATCCGGGTCCCCGACAAGCTTGCCCTCGTCTGCCTCGTCCGCCCAACCGATCCCTTCTATGCCGGAGTCGATGAGCCGAATGTTGAGCTCGGGCGCATGACTCTCGAAACGGTAGCTTCAAAGATCCTGCACAACCAGTTTGGGCTCCCGGAAAATCCCCGTCTCACCCTCATCTCCGGGACATGGCGCGATGGCACCTCGTGCCCGGAAAGACTCTAG
- a CDS encoding Gfo/Idh/MocA family protein, giving the protein MKLCTIGCGGHSSDVHGPAQQKAAREGAVHLVACCDLNETLAETYRARFGFERAYTDIQTMIDREAPDVLCLIVPTHVTSDLAVDILRQGIPLFLEKPPGLRTAELDRMRAAAHSGRVPNQVAFNRRYMPVVARTHDILEAHLPPEAVQQINYEMTRFDRRDADFSTTAIHAIDAVRFLARSPYHEVQISYREMPWMGGGVAAFTLDGTCESGTQVRINIQPIAGKTSEGACIHAAEHTLRLSLLGADGRQFQGYLEHWQKDRLAERFQATGDLIDRNGTFGEFQAFLDAVREGRIPRPGLDDCGQQMALMEALRRRLSRVDFAESRQDLLAPELIVSRLS; this is encoded by the coding sequence ATGAAACTTTGCACTATCGGCTGCGGAGGGCACTCGAGCGATGTTCATGGCCCCGCCCAGCAAAAGGCGGCCCGGGAGGGGGCTGTTCATCTCGTCGCGTGTTGTGACTTGAACGAAACGCTGGCAGAGACGTACCGGGCGAGATTTGGTTTCGAGCGGGCCTATACAGATATCCAGACCATGATCGACCGGGAGGCTCCGGATGTGCTTTGCCTTATCGTGCCGACGCACGTCACCAGCGATCTGGCGGTCGACATCCTTCGCCAGGGTATCCCTCTGTTTTTGGAGAAGCCTCCCGGGCTGAGAACGGCGGAGTTGGATCGCATGAGGGCGGCGGCGCATTCCGGAAGAGTGCCGAACCAGGTAGCCTTCAACCGGCGCTACATGCCCGTGGTCGCACGGACGCATGATATCCTTGAGGCACATCTGCCGCCCGAGGCCGTCCAGCAGATCAACTACGAGATGACACGGTTCGACCGGCGGGACGCGGATTTTTCGACGACCGCCATTCATGCCATCGACGCCGTGCGCTTCCTGGCGCGAAGCCCCTACCACGAGGTGCAGATCAGCTACCGGGAGATGCCTTGGATGGGCGGCGGAGTAGCGGCCTTTACGCTCGATGGCACCTGTGAGAGCGGCACCCAGGTGCGTATCAACATCCAGCCGATCGCGGGCAAGACGAGTGAGGGCGCCTGCATTCATGCGGCGGAGCACACATTGCGTCTCAGCCTTCTCGGTGCGGACGGGCGTCAGTTCCAAGGCTATCTGGAGCACTGGCAGAAAGACCGGCTGGCGGAGCGATTTCAGGCGACGGGAGATCTTATCGACCGCAATGGCACCTTTGGCGAGTTCCAGGCTTTTCTCGACGCTGTGCGGGAGGGCCGTATCCCCCGTCCCGGTCTGGACGATTGCGGTCAGCAGATGGCTTTGATGGAGGCCTTGCGCCGGCGTTTGTCTCGTGTCGATTTTGCAGAATCTCGACAGGATTTGCTCGCTCCGGAGTTGATTGTCTCGAGGTTATCGTAA
- a CDS encoding H-X9-DG-CTERM domain-containing protein — protein sequence MQFPLTPPYRCRLTKSPVAAVLKPASLAACIVALMGQSLNASSVTWDGGGANALWGTANNWDTNTLPASVDDITFGSGFTSGSPSLGGVSYTVNSLTFNGSTAISLVTGGGSPTITLTSGLLTKSTTAAVTIAPNILLGANGSWSNSSTPSANALKVTGVISDGAASYGLTLSGGGRVELYANNTFDGGVTANSVNLGVYNNGALGTGALTVQGASAVFFTAGTVANNIVFNSPSGFTGLYSGSYTSATNNFSTTFTGSITGAMNNQQLRVGGNGRTWVFGTINLTGMQSAGLQLVPEEASSSSSYIFSSTPTLSNGRILLGATSAAGAQGNLLVNAATTFNVTRITQNSGGGRDTIGGIHTSGTATFSQSEGILLNDVTAGQVNLISLNSGATTDFASLLDDGTNSVGVTVNGTYRQIDTTASAGQANPVYMTQTPTGKVRLSKSTGNTYDGGTVVSAGTLLVANTSGSATGTGSVSVESGAVLGGTGIIAPGGAGTVLVKSGATLAPGEGIGQIRFNGAATSAAVLSLESGAAFSFELGAPGVSDSVAMWNYALGDLVLNGNVVNFTNLGGLAEGTYTLFSFFSDSGTTLTASGLASGLTIGTGLESYSGSYFVYGPDSINLVVAVPEPSTIWLLVAVGVLGLCKMRMTSVSNGRSVAFGFRKVNGFTLMEVLAAVAVIAVLAALILPAMQGLRQKGLSILCLQNLRTLAVAYSQYRADRDGLPLPRGVTSTDPDSENGHNFSGISLLRQYYQGGTGPYVFTPRGQYIEVKTEKCPMSAIRKETTTANYNFIAKDNYLSYTGNNAVRMDLYFSNHSKTPLMWESWSINWGSNPYMPMRHSGKVNMAFLDGHVESIPGTDGRLYKGYIESIYKTGTVDETKQGSGIALARETYP from the coding sequence ATGCAGTTTCCCCTAACGCCTCCATATCGTTGCCGCCTGACGAAATCTCCTGTCGCGGCGGTACTTAAGCCAGCCTCTCTGGCCGCGTGCATCGTTGCGCTAATGGGTCAATCCCTAAACGCCTCCTCGGTGACCTGGGATGGTGGGGGAGCCAATGCCCTGTGGGGAACGGCTAATAACTGGGATACGAATACTCTCCCAGCCAGCGTGGATGACATCACCTTTGGTTCGGGCTTTACCTCGGGTAGTCCCAGCCTCGGAGGTGTGAGCTACACCGTCAACTCACTCACCTTCAACGGCTCCACGGCGATCTCGCTTGTGACTGGTGGCGGATCTCCGACCATCACCTTGACCTCGGGTTTGTTGACGAAGTCGACGACGGCAGCTGTAACGATCGCGCCTAACATCCTGCTGGGAGCGAATGGGAGTTGGAGCAACTCCTCCACGCCGTCGGCAAATGCTCTCAAGGTGACCGGGGTGATCTCCGATGGGGCGGCATCCTATGGTTTGACTCTCAGTGGAGGCGGACGGGTGGAACTCTACGCGAATAATACATTCGACGGGGGAGTGACGGCGAATTCCGTGAACCTCGGCGTGTATAATAATGGAGCATTGGGAACCGGTGCGCTTACGGTGCAGGGCGCCTCGGCGGTGTTTTTCACCGCAGGAACGGTTGCAAATAACATTGTCTTCAACAGCCCCAGCGGCTTCACCGGGCTATATTCCGGTTCTTACACGTCGGCGACGAACAATTTCTCGACGACCTTCACCGGCAGCATCACCGGGGCGATGAACAACCAGCAACTCCGTGTGGGTGGGAACGGACGGACATGGGTTTTTGGAACGATCAACCTTACGGGCATGCAGTCGGCGGGCCTCCAATTGGTGCCGGAGGAAGCATCGAGCAGTTCGTCGTATATCTTTTCGTCGACGCCGACTCTTAGCAATGGCCGCATCCTGCTTGGCGCGACCTCTGCGGCCGGAGCTCAGGGTAATCTCCTCGTCAACGCCGCCACGACCTTCAATGTGACTCGTATCACACAAAACAGCGGTGGCGGCAGGGACACGATTGGCGGCATCCACACGTCCGGCACAGCGACGTTCTCGCAGTCAGAGGGCATCCTGCTCAATGATGTGACGGCCGGACAGGTCAACCTGATCTCGCTGAATTCCGGAGCGACCACGGACTTTGCGTCGCTGCTCGATGATGGGACGAACTCGGTGGGAGTGACAGTCAACGGTACCTATCGTCAGATCGACACGACCGCATCCGCGGGCCAGGCAAACCCGGTTTACATGACCCAGACTCCCACGGGCAAGGTGAGGCTAAGCAAGTCCACCGGGAATACTTATGATGGCGGAACAGTGGTTTCCGCCGGGACATTGCTCGTGGCTAATACGAGTGGATCGGCCACCGGTACAGGTAGTGTTTCGGTGGAGAGCGGAGCCGTTCTTGGCGGTACGGGTATCATTGCTCCCGGCGGGGCGGGAACCGTGCTGGTGAAATCCGGAGCCACGCTTGCGCCGGGCGAGGGGATCGGCCAGATCCGCTTCAATGGAGCGGCCACATCGGCGGCGGTGCTTTCCCTTGAGTCTGGAGCGGCATTTTCGTTCGAACTGGGCGCACCGGGAGTAAGCGATTCCGTGGCGATGTGGAACTACGCGCTCGGCGATCTGGTGCTCAACGGCAATGTTGTCAACTTCACCAATCTCGGCGGGCTGGCGGAAGGAACCTATACGCTGTTCTCTTTCTTCTCGGATAGCGGCACGACATTGACGGCGAGCGGGCTGGCGTCGGGGTTGACCATCGGAACCGGGCTCGAGTCTTATAGTGGCAGCTACTTCGTATACGGGCCCGACTCGATCAATCTCGTTGTGGCGGTACCGGAGCCATCCACAATTTGGCTGCTGGTTGCCGTGGGCGTGCTAGGTTTGTGCAAGATGAGGATGACGTCGGTCAGTAATGGACGGAGTGTCGCCTTCGGCTTTCGCAAGGTTAACGGGTTTACCCTCATGGAGGTGCTCGCCGCAGTCGCGGTGATCGCGGTGCTCGCCGCGCTGATCCTGCCTGCGATGCAAGGCCTCCGGCAGAAAGGATTGTCCATTCTTTGTCTCCAGAACCTCCGGACACTGGCTGTTGCCTATAGTCAGTATCGGGCGGATCGGGATGGACTGCCTTTGCCTCGCGGCGTTACCTCCACCGATCCCGATTCGGAGAACGGCCATAACTTTTCCGGAATCAGCCTGCTGAGGCAGTACTATCAGGGAGGAACCGGGCCTTATGTCTTCACGCCCAGGGGGCAGTACATCGAGGTGAAGACGGAGAAGTGCCCGATGTCGGCCATCCGGAAGGAGACCACCACAGCGAACTATAACTTTATAGCGAAGGATAATTACCTGAGCTACACGGGAAATAATGCGGTCCGCATGGACCTGTATTTTTCCAATCACTCCAAGACCCCGCTGATGTGGGAAAGCTGGTCGATCAACTGGGGGTCCAATCCGTACATGCCCATGAGGCATTCCGGCAAGGTCAACATGGCATTCCTTGACGGGCATGTGGAAAGCATCCCGGGCACGGATGGCCGACTCTACAAGGGATACATCGAGTCCATCTACAAGACCGGAACTGTGGATGAGACCAAGCAGGGCAGCGGTATCGCCCTGGCGCGTGAAACCTATCCTTGA
- a CDS encoding carbohydrate binding domain-containing protein: protein MKTSLSFLFAGTFVLAVLVGNSRADTLEIDSFETQPFQWQAAMDQPDRAPFTKEASAQKIKEGSASARWSVSQRPWAIMKHAPEDWSSYQALSLWIYADKANGQVLNFWVYSGEGGQNYYFHKLVVDWTGWKQIVLPLSEFHAVRDPAGWNKVTGFMISGKGGEAAPLADSVLWLDDIKLESL, encoded by the coding sequence ATGAAAACCTCCCTTTCCTTCCTCTTCGCCGGCACTTTTGTTCTCGCAGTCCTCGTTGGCAACTCGCGAGCAGACACCCTGGAGATTGATTCTTTCGAAACCCAGCCATTCCAATGGCAGGCGGCCATGGATCAGCCCGACCGGGCTCCCTTTACCAAGGAAGCCTCTGCCCAAAAGATCAAGGAAGGCAGTGCATCCGCCCGCTGGTCGGTGTCGCAGCGTCCATGGGCCATCATGAAGCATGCGCCCGAGGACTGGAGTTCCTATCAAGCGCTCAGTCTTTGGATCTATGCCGACAAGGCGAATGGGCAGGTCCTCAACTTTTGGGTTTATTCCGGCGAAGGAGGGCAAAACTATTATTTCCACAAGCTTGTGGTCGACTGGACGGGCTGGAAGCAGATCGTGTTGCCACTTTCCGAGTTTCACGCCGTGCGTGATCCCGCAGGCTGGAACAAGGTCACCGGCTTTATGATCTCTGGCAAGGGCGGCGAGGCTGCCCCGCTGGCTGACAGTGTGCTTTGGCTCGACGATATCAAGCTGGAGTCTCTGTGA